The genomic stretch gctggtgcggttggccctgggttcctcctaatgcaagacaatgctagacctcatgtggctggagtgtgtcagcagttcctgcaagaggaaggcattgatgctatggaccgcctgttccccagacctgaatccaattgagcacatctgggacatcatgtctcgctccatccaccaactccacgttgcaccacaaactgtccaggagttggcggatgctttagtccaggtctgggaggagatccctcaggagaccatctgccacctcatcaggagcatgcccaggcgttgtagggaggtcatacaggcacgtggaggccacacacactactgagcctcattttgacttgttttaaggacattacatcaaagttggatcagcctgtagtgtggttttccactttaattttgagtgtgactccaaatccagaactccatgggttgataaatttgatttccattgatcatttttgtgtgattttgttgtcagcacattcaactatgtaaagaaaaaagtatttaataagaatatttcattcattcagatctaggatgtgttattttagtgttccctttatttttttgagcagtgtgtattaAGCTGATCATTTTTGTAATCTTATCAACACATTCAATCTCTATAACCGTCTCTTGCAGTCACGTTACACTTCTCCAATCATTGTTGAGATCTGATATTCTGTGTTATATTTCTAAGAAAATGTACTTCCTAAGTTTTTGCACTGCTAGGATGGTGCATATAAAACTAgactacactatattacacccccattgctgcaataacagcctccactcttctggcaaggctttccactagatgttggaacattgctgaaggaacttccttccattcagccacaagagcattagtgaggttgggcactgatgttgggcgattaggcctggcttgcagttggcgttccaattcatcccaaaggtgtttgatggggttgagatcagggctctgtgcaggccagtcaagttcttccacaccgatcaacaaaccatttctgtatggacctcgctttgtgcacaggggcattgtcatgcggaaacaggaaaggcccttccccaaactgttgccttaaagttgaagcacagaattgtctagaaagtcattgtatgctgtagcgttaagatttcccttcactggaactaaggggcctagcctgaaccatgaagaacagccccagaccattattcctcctccaccaaactttatagttggcactatgcatgggggcaggtagcgttttcctggcatccgtcaaaaccagattcgtccgtcgaacTGCCATATGGTGTAGCGTGATATATCACTctagagaacacgtttccactgctccagagtcaaatggtggcaagctttacaccactccagccaatgcttggcattgcgcatggtgagcttaggcttgtgtgcggctgctcagccatgaaaacccatttcatgaagctcccgacaaacagttcttgtgctgatgttgcttccagaggcagtttggaattcggtagtgagtgttgcaaccgaggacagacaatgtcTGACATTGAGGCAGTGCTACAACCTTTTATTGCAGAGGAGAAGTACAGTAATGTGATTATGTCACAATCAATTGACGTTCAACATTTTAACAGGTTATTAAACAACATACTATCTATAAATTAGTCAGGAGCAAACCTGACTTATTTAggctataatattattattattatttcaaggctatagcttGCCATTTTAAGAAATCATTTGTGAAGCGTTTGTGACAGCTATAAGCTGGCAGGAGCGCTCAGCATTTCAACAACAGCGTTTCAACACGACTATAAATGTTGCATTTAGGCTGTTAAAATGAAATTGGATTGAACCAAATGCCTTATTAGGCATACATTCATTCTACAGTGCCATTGAATTCTCTTTTAGAAACAGGAGTTTGGCCTGTCTTTGGTTTGAGGAGCATACGTGAGCTATTCATGCTTAGTTTGTTAATTTAGCCTAGCAAATGCTCTTATATTCCCATgccctgatcacagtcaacacatCTATTTTGTAACAATATCATGGAATAGAAATGATAGTTTCCCAAGTGAATCTTTTTACAAGTGCATagacactgagtataccaaacattaggaaaaacttcctaatattgaggtgcaccctcctcccccttttgccctcagaacagcctcaatatgtcggggcatggactctaccaGGTGTCGAAagaacgttccacagggatgctggcccatgttgactccaatccttcccacagttgtcaagttggctggatgtcctttgggtggtggaccattattgatacacacaggaaacctttgagtgtgaaaaatccagcagcgttgcagttcttgacacataaACCGGTGcgcatggcacctactaccctatcCTGTTCAAAGGCGcgtacattttttttgtcttgttgatttaccctctgaatgacacatacACTCTCcacgtctcaaggcttaaaaatccttctttaacctgcctcctccccttcatctacattgattgaagtggatttaacaactgacatcaataagggatcatagctttcacctggattcacctggtcagtctgtcatggaaataggtgttcttaatgttttgtacactgtgtaggCCTACTTTAAAGTATACGGCTGCTGTGTTAAAAAAAACTAATGACGTTTTCTAATTCATTGATGATCAGATACTTCAGATGTAACTGGTTCTGTTGTCGCTTAATTCTTACAGTTGACGGACAACTTTAAATCTGTTCCAGACTTAGACTATCCTCTTTTTTAACAATGGCCTGTATAGAAATCACAACGTCTGGTGCTGCAGCATGCGCTCATTCGTTGTCATGATGCTCTGTTGTGGAACTTGCGTACAGTCGTGTAAAATGACATGGAATTGAATGAAATGCGTTTATAAAATGCCATTTTTTTCACGGACCGCAAATTAGATGATAGATTCATGCAGTGCTTTTACTAAAATGGTGATCATTTCACCCTTGTCTGCGGTGGTCTGCAAATCAACAATCTTCTGGCTACTTTTCCATGTAATGCTTACAAAACAAATTTTCTAAAACTTCATATGGAAGGCTCTGGTCTGACCTAAGAGTGAGAGTATATGGTAGGCAAGTTCTCTGCTATTCATTTTATGTTTTAATGATTTGGTATGGGGGCGGGTGTCACTTGTTTTTCAAGTGTTCAGGGAGGGTCGGGTAAAATGATATTTGACTAAATAaagggagggccatccattttTATTTCAGAGTTCAGACTTCCTCCAGGTATccgtcattataaataacatACAGTCCCTTACCTGTAACCTACCTATGTTTGTCCTGTACAACTGCGGTTCTTCTGCGTGGGTGCTGAAATTCatacttttttaaataaaaatgttggtGGTTGTATTCAGTAAAAGTTTTTATTAAAAGTATGAATTTCAGCACCTCGCATAAGGGCCACAGTTATACAGGACAAACAAGTGTTTATAGAATTTACATTTTTACAAGTATTGACTGATGGTGACTTAATGTTGTTGCTAGCAAATCGCTCGACCAGGTATCAATACTCAACTCTGCCTCGATATAAGAGAATGGAGTTGAGCGTTCCTCAGCTAGTTGAGGGTCTGTCTATCTGTTGTAACGTTAGGTCCTATGCTCTGATTCATTTATTCAAAATTAATAGTTTGACATTGGGTTGACTTTGACTGTTTTAGCATATGACTGTTGTAATGGgtttgacattgtggggcagaACCACCACAGAGTCATTCCACTATCTTTGGCAGGATACATCCATAACTGCCCAATATCAATTTCATAACACAGTGTAGGTTGATCCACTGGGTGGCGATCAAGATCATGTTTTTAATCCTCAGAAATGTTACACCATGTATTTTCTCTGGCTACCGTTGATCATTCCTTGACAATGGCAGTTGTGCTTTTAATAGAGTATCTTATTTCGAATTCCTAATTCATATTATCGTTGAGCTCTAAAATGGAGCCTGGATGCATGAGCATGATTGTCGTCATTATGGGAGATTAGCAGATAATCCCCGGATCTCTAAACTGTCACTAATTACTCTGACATTTACCCTCTCAGCGTAATTGCTCCCCTATTGAAGAGGTGCATTAATCATCATATTCTTACTACAGTACCGCCCTTTATATTTGCACAGCAGAACGGTTTGAGGGATGGCGGGTCCCAGAAAGATTGCATCATTTCGCCTGCCTCCCCTGCCCACCATTGGGGAGGTAATCAAACTGTACAACCTGCGAGCAGAGAAACAGCTGTCCCAGAACTTTCTACTGGACATGAGGCTCACAGGTGAGTCAGCTGCCTCCTCTAGCTGCAATGCACCAACACCTGGTACACTGTGTCTTCTACACAATGAGGACGCGATGATGTTTTTCCTTCCCCCTGTTCACATCACATTTAGTGTACTGGACTGAAGTGCCCACATAGGCTTGTCCACAAGCAGCAGACACTACCGATGTGATTCTATCAGTGATGCAGTGCTGCAGATCTGATCTGGTGCCCTTGAACAAGGTTTCTGTTTTAGATAAAAGCATTAAAGAAGCATAGCCAGCTTTGCCAAGGAGAGCTGGGAGCCAGGCATATGCCTATGCTAAAATACAGTGCCACTACCCTCCTTTATTTAGCCTGCAAGTCATATACATATGGAAGCCACTATTCTTGAATATCAGAATGTCATAATAAAAGATGCATAGTGCAttgatacaggtaactgccaaaataaaggaaacaccaacatagtgatttaatagggtgttgggccaccagaaCAGATTCAATGCTTAGGGCCCAATTacatttattgttattattatttatttatttattatttatttatttattacattattGTTTCCTGTAATTTGGCAGTTATTTGTACATTGTTCACCTTTATTATATCCAACCCATTCCAATGTGAGTAAGTAGTACACCCTGGTCGCTGTGTGTTTTCTCAACTTGTGTAGATAAGATTGTGCGCCAGGCAGGCAGTCTGAGGGACGCCCATGTGTGCGAGGTGGGTCCTGGACCTGGAGGTCTGACCCGCTCCATCCTCAACGCTGGGGCTGCAGACCTGCTGGTGGTGGAGAAGGACAACCGCTTTATACCTGGACTAAAGGTACCTAACAGGAGAACATGCAGGAAAGGGTTGTCTTTCAAATAATTATAGAAATTAGAAACGGTAAAGTAGTTTTTAAATTCTCAAGTACCTGTAAGATGCCATGTCCGTTTCCTCAGCTCTTGTCTGAAGCAGCACCAGGGAAGCTCAGGGTTGTCCATGGTGACATACTCACATACAGAATGGACAGAGGATTCCCAGAAGTCATAACCAAGACATGGGAGGATGGTGAGTGAGATGAAAAAGTAGATAGGTAGATTTGTCACTTGCCTGGTTGATGGAAGTGCCTACTAGATTGCTTTATGTCTGGAACAATAAGTACATTGATTTTGTGCCATGTTTTGCAACATGCAACAGTGTTGTTGACAACATCTGTCCCTGCTCAGATCCACCGGACCTGCATATCATAGGGAACCTTCCCTTCAGTGTGTCCACTCCTCTCATCATCAAGTGGCTGGAGAACATATCCAACAGAACTGGACCCTTTGTTTACGGCCGGACCAGACTGACCCTTACCTTCCAGAAAGAGGTGGCAGAAGTATGTGTGCTGTCCAGTACTGTTTATTCTCACTCAGACGGTTTTCCTGAATTTCCATTTGTATTATTCAGCGATGATCTACTGTTCAGGGGTATAAATTATACAGACCGAATATGTTGGGTTCTCCTCTCCAGAGGTTGACAGCCAGCACAGCCAGCAGACAGAGGAGTCGTCTGTCCATCATGGCCCAGTACCTCTGTACTGTAAAGAGCTGCTTCACTATCCCAGGACGGGCCTTCATCCCCAAACCTGAGGTAGGACCCCACGCTCTGCTTTACTCTGCccactacacacgcacacaccatctTAGCTGTATATCATAGATGATAATGACAATTCTCCATGGTGACAAAGATGATGATGACAAAAATCCAGACCGCGATAAATTGACAATTATTTGCGATAATGATAAATCTGCTCTAAATTACGATCAATTATTTTTTGGGGAGGTGCTAcagctgggcgatatggacaaaaaGTAATAGAACTGTTTTTTGCTCGATAACAACAAATACAATGATAACGTTTTAATGGACAGTTACTTAGCGGCAGAGCCCGAGATCTTTTTTTTCCAGTGTCAAGTAAGACAACTGAAATGGTCTATGATTAAAAAAATTAAGCTATTTCATCGAACATATCCAGGAAATATATGATTATATTTTGATGTGCAACCTGTCAAAATTGGATCCAGAATTAGCAGACTTCTTTTTGGCATCTTTGTGCATATTGGTCTATaagctacactgagtgtacaaaacattatgaacacctgctctttctatgagatagattgaccaggtgaaagctatgatcccttattgatgtcacctgttaaatccacttcaaagcagtgtagatgaaggggacaggttaaataaggagttttaagccttgagactgtttagacatggattgtgtatgtgtgccattcagatggtgaaggGGCAAGACAAACATATTGAAGTGCCATTtcaactgggtatggtagtaggtgccaggcgcaccggtttgtgtgtcaagaactgcaacactgctgggcaTCAAAACGATACTAACTACAGCCTACTCCAGTTGTAAATGGGTGCCGTGAACTCAATATTAAGAGGTGAGAAATGCATGATATACTCCCAGAAAGCTGTGACTTTcctctagaggtcgaccgattaatcagaatggccgattaattagggccgatttcaagtatttttgggcgccgatttgccgaatagtttttttatacctttttatttaactaggcaagtcagttaagaacacattcttattttcaatgacggtctaggaacggtgggttaactgcctcgttcaggggcagaacgacagattttcaccttgtcagctcaggggatccaatcttgcaaccttacagttaactagtccaatgcaataacgacctgcctctctctcgttgcactccacaaggagactgcctgttacgcgaatgcagtaagccaaggtaagttgctagctagcattaaacttatcttataaaaaacaatcaatcataatcactagttaactacacatgtttgatgatattactagatattatctagcgtgtcctgcgttgcatataatctgactgagcatacaagtatctaagtatctgactgagcggtggtaggcaaaaacaggcacgtaaacattcattcaaacagcacttttgtgcgttttgccagcagctcttcgttgtgtgtcaagcattgcgctgtttatgacttcaaacctatcaactcccgagatgaggctggtgtaaccgatgtgaaatggctagctagttagcgcgcgataatagcgtttcaaacgtcacttgctctgagccttctagtagttgttccccttgctctgcatgagtaacgctgcttcgatggtggctgttgtcgttgtgttgctggttcaagcgcagggaggagcgaggagagggatggaagctatactgttacactggcaatactaaagtgcctagaagaacatccaatagtcaatggttaatgaaatacaaatggtatagagggaaatagtcctataattcctataataactacaacttaaaacttcttacctgggaatattgacgactcatgttaaaaggaaccaccagctttcatatgttctcatgttctgagcaaggaacttaaacgttaactttcttacatagcacatattgcacttttactttcttctccaacactttgtttttgcattatttaaaccaaatttaacatgtttcattatttacttgaggctaaatagattttattgatgtattatattaagttaaaataagtgttcattcagtattgttgtaattgtcattattatataaaaaaaaaaaataataataattaaaaacattactttttttatttaaaaaaaaaaaaaaatttaatcggccgattaatcggtatcggcttttttggtcctccaataatcggtatcggcgttgaaaaatcatagtcggtcaacctctactctcctccctggAACTAGAACAACAGTAGCTGCTTTGAAAACTGCCTTTCCAGCAATACCCCTTTAAGCAACGGTCACATGCCTGTGCTGCTCAGAatgcatctctccctcctccgtgcGCACAGtggggagagggaatgagagtcAGCAGGCGACAGTGAAACAGGGACAGGCAGATATTTTCAAAGTAGGAATCAACACAATGCATATATTGCCGTTGACCATATAATGGTTTTAGAACAATCTACAGAAACGTTGTGTAGCAAGTCGCAGAAAATGACCAACGTAAGCAAAATGCTTTGGAAAGAGGAAGGCCGTGTTGGTATAAGTCATTTTTTTGGTATATCGTCCCAGCTCTTAAACCTTACCCTTGTTCAAAACACTAACCGTAACTTTAACAAGCCGTTggttatcaacagatagtttgttgatagtctGTTAGAGCATCTACAGACGGATAGTCCGGACTATCCACATAACGTGTGGCCcctgtttactctctgttctcctcttcctccattgCCCCCATTTCTTTGTCATTCAAGTCTTTCTGCTACTGTCACTTGACTCTTTGAGACACGTACAGTACAAGGGTTCATTACGGCTGCGTTAAATCAATGTTGTCTCAGAAGTGTCTTCGGAATTGTGACAATTGGGTAATTATGCCTGGTGGGTATTTGAGATGCAGTGCTATCACACAGAGCAGTAATGAGAGCTCGATCCCTTTCACAGTCTTAGGTCTGTGAAACTGGTGAGGGGAATGATTATTATGTACAattataggcctatgatacagacTACAGAGAATGATGTTTCTCTGTTCTTGGGGATGGGCTTTAGGTTGGACTTGGGTCCCCTGAAGAAGTTGTCCCTCTTTGAAAGCCCTCTGTTAGTAAATATTTCATCTGTATGGAATGGATGGAGtaagggaagaacagaggagcAGTGAAGTGAATGAAACTAGGGCTGATTGTTCATTCTCTTAGAAGAAATAGCTTCAATGATTATTTTATCACGCTGAGGCGGCTTTTACTCTATCTctgtgtgttcttgtgtgtgtgtccgagtGTGTCTAAATGTACACGTGCCATGCGTGTATGTGGGTCTGAGTAGTATGTGTTTGTGCTGCAGTTGTTCATTTGTGCTCATGCATGGTTATGTAGGGTATCCGTGATTTTAagtttcagtcatttagcagacgctcttatccagaccaACTTAGTTAGTGCATTAATCTTAAGATACAGTAGCTAGGTGGGAGAATCACATATCACAGGCAACATTTTTTTCTCAAAGTAGCTGTCAGTAGAGTCAGAGCTAGAAGGGGGGGATCAAGGGCAAGTGCTGGCTaagtgttatttattttttgtgtggggggggggggggtcgaggtgaggaggaggataaTTTAAGGtactgtttgaagaggtagggtttcagatgttctCGGAAGATAGGcaaggactctgctgtcctagcttcatgGGGAAGCTgattccaccattggggtgccaggacagagaagagttgagcgggagctgtcctcccataggggtgggagggccaagagacctgaggtggcagaacggagtactcgggttggggtgtagggtttgagcatagcctgaaggtagggaggggcagtt from Oncorhynchus clarkii lewisi isolate Uvic-CL-2024 chromosome 25, UVic_Ocla_1.0, whole genome shotgun sequence encodes the following:
- the LOC139383470 gene encoding dimethyladenosine transferase 1, mitochondrial, whose protein sequence is MAGPRKIASFRLPPLPTIGEVIKLYNLRAEKQLSQNFLLDMRLTDKIVRQAGSLRDAHVCEVGPGPGGLTRSILNAGAADLLVVEKDNRFIPGLKLLSEAAPGKLRVVHGDILTYRMDRGFPEVITKTWEDDPPDLHIIGNLPFSVSTPLIIKWLENISNRTGPFVYGRTRLTLTFQKEVAERLTASTASRQRSRLSIMAQYLCTVKSCFTIPGRAFIPKPEVDVGVVHFTPLAQPQIQQPFKLVEKVVRNVFQFRRKRCRKGIQMLFPEAQRPELAEVMMREADVDPTLRPTELSIPDFRALADAYSHLCSENQGLLTYDFREELRLKHLNRRPGSSSNGTQQPV